From one Lolium rigidum isolate FL_2022 chromosome 4, APGP_CSIRO_Lrig_0.1, whole genome shotgun sequence genomic stretch:
- the LOC124649797 gene encoding putative leucine-rich repeat receptor-like protein kinase At2g19210, producing MAATPWLLLLCLAAAAGGVLQALAQPDSKGYITIDCGLEGKTGRVDNDTKLAYAPDNGEFTDGAGTSHNISAQYMSPSMHESWYNVRSFAGAGGRNCYTLRSLVPGLKYLVRASFMYGNYDGLNRPPVFDLHLGVNYFYTVSISRPDEAKFVEVIAVVPDDFVQVCLINTGAGTPFISGLTLRPLKNTMYPQATKAHGLVLLSRLNYGSAGGIVRYPDDPYDRLWFPSVNPVLWTEISTTRKVQNVDSDVFEAPSAVLQTAIRPRNGSQIQFSWEPQPQPNDPSPACFAIMHFTELEILPSNAVREFYVSLNGELWHKDAVTPVYLYSGPSYNTVASRKSQYDITINATASSTLPPIINALEVYSTIPTTNLGTDFADVSAIMEIKAKYKVRANWMGDPCGPGTVMVWETLTCSYAIASPPRITRLDLSSRGLNGDISSSFANLKAIEYLNLSNNNLVGPVPDSLSELTSLTILDLSDNKLSGSIPYELIIRVRDGSLNLRYENNQDLCTEGSSCHLVKRKSELAMYIAISAVVIVVIAVVAVIFCFIRRKKQGSMKNSVKPHNEMTTSYASENDIYGDNSLRLENRRFTYKELKIITNNFQQVLGQGGFGYVYNGFLDNGTQVAVKLRSHSSSQGVKEFLAEAQILTRIHHKNLVTMIGYCKDGEYMALVYEYMSEGTLREHIEGSQYHGECLPWKQRLRIALESAQGLEYLHKGCNPPLIHRDVKATNILLNTRMEAKIADFGLSKAFNSDCDHVSTDTVVGTPGYVDPEYHATMQLTVKSDVYSFGVVLLELVTGKPAILREAVPIGIIKWARQRMSRGNIESVVDARMGGIYNVNSVWKVVEIGLKCSAYASTQRPTMNNIVVQLQECIELEEGRFTEDADDDFYTNGSTDNQNLSYNAHVSDHSTSIREKKTTYHNVKRVAATATGPFAR from the exons ATGGCAGCCACGCCGTGGCTGTTGCTTctctgcctcgccgccgccgccggaggcgtACTGCAAGCTCTGGCCCAGCCTGACAGCAAAG GATACATAACCATAGACTGCGGGCTCGAGGGGAAGACGGGCCGCGTAGACAACGACACCAAGCTCGCCTACGCCCCGGACAACGGCGAGTTCACCGACGGCGCCGGCACCAGCCACAACATCTCGGCCCAGTACATGTCGCCGTCCATGCACGAGAGCTGGTACAACGTTCGCAGCtttgccggcgccggcggccggaaCTGCTACACGCTCCGCTCCCTCGTGCCCGGCCTCAAGTACCTCGTCCGCGCCAGCTTCATGTACGGCAACTACGACGGCCTCAACCGCCCGCCCGTCTTCGACCTCCACCTCGGCGTCAACTACTTCTACACCGTGAGCATCTCAAGGCCAGACGAGGCCAAGTTCGTCGAGGTCATCGCCGTTGTGCCGGACGACTTCGTGCAGGTCTGCCTGATCAACACCGGCGCTGGCACGCCCTTCATCTCCGGGCTGACCCTCAGGCCGCTCAAAAACACGATGTATCCGCAGGCGACCAAGGCACATGGGCTTGTTCTGTTATCCAGGCTAAACTACGGCTCCGCCGGAGGCATCGTCAG GTACCCCGATGATCCATACGACAGACTATGGTTCCCTTCGGTCAACCCTGTATTATGGACAGAGATCTCGACGACGAGGAAGGTGCAGAACGTGGACAGCGATGTCTTCGAGGCGCCGTCCGCGGTGCTGCAGACGGCGATCAGGCCGCGGAATGGCTCACAGATACAGTTCTCCTGGGAGCCCCAGCCCCAACCGAACGACCCGTCGCCGGCGTGCTTCGCCATCATGCATTTCACCGAGCTGGAGATCCTTCCCAGCAACGCCGTGCGCGAGTTCTACGTCAGCCTCAACGGCGAGCTGTGGCACAAAGACGCCGTCACACCAGTGTACCTCTACAGCGGTCCTTCGTACAATACCGTCGCTTCCCGGAAGAGCCAGTACGACATCACCATTAATGCCACCGCAAGCTCGACGCTGCCACCGATCATCAACGCCCTCGAGGTGTACTCGACCATCCCCACCACCAACCTCGGCACCGACTTCGCGGATG TGTCCGCCATCATGGAGATCAAGGCCAAGTATAAGGTGCGTGCAAACTGGATGGGCGACCCGTGCGGTCCAGGGACTGTTATGGTGTGGGAAACTTTGACATGTAGCTACGCCATTGCAAGCCCCCCAAGGATTACAAGACT AGACCTGTCCTCCAGAGGTCTGAACGGTGATATATCATCATCTTTTGCCAATCTCAAAGCTATCGAATACTT GAATCTATCAAACAATAACTTGGTAGGCCCAGTTCCAGATTCACTTTCAGAATTAACTTCACTGACAATTCT AGATTTGTCAGACAACAAACTCAGTGGATCCATCCCCTATGAACTTATCATAAGAGTCCGAGATGGTTCTTTGAATCTAAG ATATGAAAACAATCAAGACCTTTGCACCGAAGGAAGTTCATGCCATCTTGTTAAAAGGAAAAGCGAGCTGGCCATGTACATTGCTATCTCTGCAGTTGTGATAGTGGTGATCGCAGTTGTAGCAGTAATCTTTTGCTTTATAAGACGTAAAAAACAAG GATCAATGAAGAACTCGGTGAAGCCGCATAATGAGATGACGACAAGCTACGCGTCAGAAAACGATATCTATGGGGACAATTCACTTCGACTTGAGAATCGCCGATTCACGTACAAGGAGCTCAAGATAATAACAAACAACTTCCAACAAGTGCTTGGCCAAGGAGGGTTTGGATACGTCTACAATGGTTTCTTGGACAACGGCACCCAGGTTGCGGTGAAGCTACGATCCCATTCTTCCAGTCAAGGCGTCAAGGAGTTCCTCGCTGAG GCTCAGATTTTGACCCGTATTCATCACAAGAATCTTGTCACTATGATTGGCTACTGCAAAGATGGGGAGTACATGGCACTTGTATATGAGTACATGTCAGAGGGAACCCTCAGAGAACATATTGAAG GAAGCCAATACCATGGAGAATGCTTGCCCTGGAAACAGAGACTCCGGATCGCACTTGAATCTGCACAAG GGCTAGAGTATTTGCACAAGGGGTGCAACCCGCCTCTAATTCATAGGGATGTGAAGGCCACCAACATCCTGTTGAACACTAGGATGGAGGCCAAGATTGCCGACTTCGGTTTGTCCAAGGCCTTCAACAGCGATTGCGACCATGTGTCCACGGACACAGTCGTTGGCACGCCAGGGTACGTCGATCCCGAGTACCATGCAACGATGCAACTGACGGTAAAAAGCGATGTGTACAGCTTCGGTGTCGTGCTTTTGGAGCTGGTTACAGGGAAGCCTGCAATACTACGGGAGGCAGTTCCCATTGGCATCATTAAGTGGGCGCGGCAGCGAATGTCACGTGGCAACATCGAAAGTGTGGTCGATGCACGCATGGGTGGCATTTACAATGTCAATAGCGTGTGGAAGGTGGTGGAAATCGGGCTCAAGTGTAGCGCATATGCGTCGACACAACGGCCCACGATGAATAACATTGTGGTGCAGCTGCAAGAGTGCATCGAGCTTGAGGAGGGCCGATTCACCGAAGATGCAGACGATGATTTCTACACCAACGGCAGCACTGACAACCAAAACTTGAGTTATAATGCGCATGTCTCTGATCACTCCACCAGTATCAGAGAGAAGAAAACAACATATCATAATGTTAAGAGGGTGGCTGCAACGGCCACCGGTCCTTTTGCACGTTGA